One segment of Theobroma cacao cultivar B97-61/B2 chromosome 9, Criollo_cocoa_genome_V2, whole genome shotgun sequence DNA contains the following:
- the LOC108663261 gene encoding uncharacterized protein LOC108663261: MNPLSILLNKCTLNGDNYFEWKRNLNIVLNYDKITWVLSDHEPEALTPQSTPQVIEYHKKWHDANELAKCYILASMNNILEKQHEGMGNAVDIMLHLHEMFGTKTRSAKVKAINACKDLKQNLGSQLEITC, encoded by the coding sequence ATGAATCcactttcaattttattgAACAAATGCACTCTAAATGGTGATAACTActttgaatggaaaagaaaccttaatATTGTCCTTAATTATGACAAGATCACATGGGTTCTTTCTGACCATGAGCCTGAAGCACTGACTCCCCAATCAACTCCACAAGTTATTGAATATCATAAGAAGTGGCATGATGCAAATGAGTTGGCTAAATGCTATATACTGGCCTCTATGAACAATATATTGGAAAAGCAGCATGAAGGCATGGGTAATGCTGTTGACATAATGTTGCACCTACATGAGATGTTTGGTACGAAAACTAGATCTGCTAAGGTGAAAGCAATCAATGCTTGTAAGGACCTTAAGCAGAACTTGGGGAGCCAGTTAGAGATTACATGCTGA